Proteins from a single region of Thermoleophilaceae bacterium:
- a CDS encoding SigB/SigF/SigG family RNA polymerase sigma factor, translating to MALATIPAAPRHLTPQLPSDRKRREQLLFHRHQCDGDLRARRELIERYLPLARSLARRYEGRGESLDDLMQVASLGLVKAIDRFDADRGISFSSYAVPTMLGELRRYFRDYGWTLHVPRDTQERVLKVNAAVERLSGRLGRSPSPEQVAEELDLPVEEVIEAIEANVAYHTASLDTPLHSGDGETKSIAETFGETDKRFDLIEDRTSVGKALRALPERDRLILHLRFIEDLTQTEIAERLGISQMHVSRLIRRALEQARMLAE from the coding sequence ATGGCCCTCGCAACCATCCCCGCAGCCCCCCGACACCTGACCCCGCAACTGCCCTCCGATCGGAAGCGGCGTGAGCAGCTGCTCTTCCACCGCCACCAATGCGACGGGGACCTGCGTGCCCGCCGCGAGCTGATCGAGCGCTACCTCCCGCTCGCCCGCAGCCTCGCGCGCCGCTACGAGGGGCGCGGCGAGTCGCTCGACGATCTCATGCAGGTGGCGAGCCTTGGGCTCGTGAAGGCGATCGACCGCTTCGACGCGGATCGCGGAATCAGCTTCTCGAGCTACGCGGTGCCCACGATGCTGGGCGAGCTCAGGCGCTACTTCCGCGACTACGGCTGGACCCTGCACGTACCGCGCGACACACAGGAGCGCGTGCTCAAGGTGAACGCGGCCGTGGAGCGGCTGTCGGGCAGGCTGGGCCGCTCACCCAGTCCCGAGCAGGTGGCCGAAGAGCTGGATCTGCCCGTGGAAGAGGTGATCGAGGCGATCGAGGCCAACGTGGCGTACCACACCGCCTCGCTCGACACGCCGCTGCACTCCGGCGACGGCGAGACCAAGAGCATTGCCGAGACGTTCGGCGAGACCGACAAGCGCTTCGACCTGATCGAGGACCGTACGTCGGTGGGCAAGGCGCTGCGGGCTCTTCCGGAGCGTGACCGCCTGATCCTTCATCTGCGTTTCATCGAGGACCTGACGCAGACGGAGATCGCGGAGCGCCTGGGCATCTCACAGATGCACGTGTCCCGCCTAATCCGGCGCGCGCTCGAGCAGGCGCGCATGCTGGCCGAGTAG
- a CDS encoding helix-turn-helix domain-containing protein, with protein MAEDAFLEALAALEEVMADNDRRSALIRKRMARIRKARARGTPYSDTVSGEDGPLIVQLLTESSTALDSCGANVRRAEAEALYAEGMTMEQIATHFGVTRQRVSALLRKTR; from the coding sequence ATGGCTGAAGACGCGTTCCTCGAAGCGCTCGCCGCGCTGGAGGAAGTCATGGCCGATAACGACCGGCGCAGCGCGCTGATCAGGAAGCGCATGGCTCGCATCCGGAAGGCGCGGGCCCGGGGTACGCCGTACTCGGACACGGTCTCGGGCGAGGACGGACCCCTCATCGTGCAGCTGCTCACCGAAAGCTCGACGGCCCTCGACTCCTGCGGAGCCAACGTGCGCCGAGCCGAGGCAGAGGCGCTCTACGCGGAGGGCATGACGATGGAGCAGATCGCGACGCACTTCGGGGTCACGCGGCAGCGCGTGTCAGCGCTCCTGCGTAAGACGCGCTAG
- a CDS encoding RNHCP domain-containing protein, translated as MSRDQRTRARRSQTSFRCRNCRLDVPMGAPGTEHRNHCPSCLWSRHLDSTPGDRAADCGGSMEPIAICVRPGGEWALIHRCSGCATLHVNRVAGDDNPLMLMRLAVRPLAQPPFPLEWLGRL; from the coding sequence TTGTCGCGCGATCAGCGCACCCGCGCGCGGCGGAGCCAGACCAGCTTCCGCTGCCGCAACTGCCGGCTCGACGTCCCGATGGGCGCGCCCGGCACCGAACATCGAAATCACTGCCCGAGCTGCCTGTGGAGCAGGCATCTCGACTCGACGCCGGGCGACCGCGCCGCGGATTGCGGCGGGTCCATGGAGCCGATCGCCATCTGCGTGCGGCCCGGCGGCGAATGGGCGCTCATCCACCGCTGCAGCGGCTGCGCGACCCTGCACGTGAACCGCGTGGCGGGCGATGACAACCCGCTGATGCTCATGCGCCTGGCGGTCCGGCCGCTGGCCCAGCCACCGTTCCCGCTCGAGTGGCTGGGCCGCCTGTAG
- a CDS encoding glutathione S-transferase family protein produces the protein MAHHQRVRIRVHRIPFSTNVERIAIACAYKRIDVEWIDHDPGDRSALEALSGQSLVPVAEIDGRVVSDSPLILRDLERLVPQPPLWPTEPARRAELDTFVDWFNGVWKVAPNRLADEPGAAPARRAAWAAELRDSRDRFEALLEGRSFLFGDSLSAADVVAFPFLKYGMLIEPDDDDLFHLVLAEHLGLGDAYPRLREWIGRCEGLPRA, from the coding sequence ATGGCCCATCATCAGCGCGTGCGAATTCGCGTCCACCGGATCCCCTTCTCCACGAACGTCGAGCGCATCGCGATCGCGTGCGCATACAAACGAATCGACGTCGAGTGGATCGACCACGATCCCGGCGACCGCTCGGCGCTCGAGGCCTTGTCGGGACAGTCACTCGTGCCGGTGGCCGAGATCGACGGGCGCGTGGTGAGCGATTCGCCGTTGATCCTCCGCGACCTCGAGCGCCTGGTACCCCAACCGCCTCTATGGCCGACCGAGCCGGCACGGCGAGCGGAGCTCGACACGTTCGTGGATTGGTTCAACGGCGTATGGAAGGTCGCCCCGAACCGGCTCGCGGATGAGCCCGGCGCCGCACCCGCCCGGCGCGCCGCGTGGGCGGCGGAGCTGCGCGACTCGCGCGATCGGTTCGAGGCGCTGCTCGAGGGGCGCAGCTTCCTCTTCGGCGACTCGCTCAGTGCCGCTGACGTGGTGGCGTTCCCGTTCCTGAAGTACGGGATGCTCATCGAGCCCGATGACGACGATCTGTTTCACCTGGTGCTCGCCGAGCACCTGGGGCTCGGAGATGCCTATCCGCGGCTGCGGGAATGGATCGGCCGCTGCGAGGGCCTGCCACGAGCGTGA